Proteins encoded in a region of the Corynebacterium genitalium ATCC 33030 genome:
- a CDS encoding glycosyltransferase family 4 protein, with the protein MKILLLCWRDTTHPQGGGSERYLERVGAYLAEQGHEVVYRTASHTDASRRSLRDGILFQRLGGKYSVYLLAPLAIWRQRPDVIVDTQNGIPFFARLFTHRPVVLLTHHCHEEQWPVAGPVIGRLGWFLESRLAPRVYRGAQYVTVSEASRADLVALGVRQDDIAIIENGVDPVPDDLPVLGGSGLRVVVLSRLVPHKRIEQAIDAVRWVDGVTLDIIGSGWWEDELRAYAAELGDRVVFHGHVNDTYKHAVLARASLHLMPSRKEGWGLAVTEAAQHGVPTVGYRSAGGLCDSIVDGETGVLVSTEQEFHTVVRGLLADSDRREALGSGARTFAAQFSWQETGRKFAALLERVVGGGARGR; encoded by the coding sequence ATGAAGATCCTCCTGCTCTGCTGGCGCGACACCACCCACCCCCAAGGCGGCGGCAGCGAACGCTACCTCGAACGCGTCGGCGCCTACCTGGCTGAACAGGGGCACGAGGTGGTGTATCGCACGGCGTCGCACACAGACGCTTCACGACGTTCGCTTCGCGACGGCATCCTCTTCCAGCGCCTCGGCGGCAAATACTCCGTTTACCTGCTGGCCCCGCTCGCGATCTGGCGGCAGCGGCCTGACGTGATTGTGGATACGCAAAACGGGATCCCCTTCTTCGCGCGGCTATTCACCCACCGGCCGGTCGTCCTGCTCACGCACCACTGCCACGAGGAGCAGTGGCCGGTGGCCGGACCTGTGATTGGCCGGCTGGGGTGGTTCCTGGAGTCGCGTTTGGCGCCGCGGGTGTACCGGGGTGCGCAGTATGTGACGGTGTCGGAGGCGTCGCGGGCGGACCTGGTGGCGTTGGGGGTGCGCCAGGATGACATTGCGATCATCGAGAACGGTGTCGACCCCGTGCCTGATGACCTTCCTGTTCTTGGCGGTTCCGGTTTGCGGGTGGTGGTGTTGTCGCGGCTGGTGCCGCACAAGAGGATCGAGCAGGCCATCGATGCTGTGCGGTGGGTCGACGGGGTGACACTCGACATCATCGGTTCCGGCTGGTGGGAAGACGAGCTGCGAGCTTACGCCGCCGAACTTGGCGACCGCGTCGTCTTCCACGGCCACGTCAACGACACCTACAAGCACGCCGTCCTCGCCCGGGCATCGCTGCACCTGATGCCGTCGCGCAAGGAAGGGTGGGGGCTCGCCGTGACCGAGGCCGCCCAGCACGGCGTGCCGACCGTCGGGTACCGCTCCGCCGGTGGCCTGTGCGATTCCATTGTGGACGGCGAGACCGGTGTGCTCGTGTCCACTGAGCAGGAGTTTCACACGGTGGTGCGTGGCCTGCTGGCCGACTCGGATCGGCGGGAAGCGCTGGGTTCGGGTGCCCGTACCTTCGCAGCGCAGTTC
- a CDS encoding class I SAM-dependent methyltransferase produces the protein MKAPRTRRLATLRRSFGLLRSFRHEQSRPDIFYGGLARDTRLLIDALSHDLTNRPLHGQSVLDVGGGPGYFATEFEQAGAWYVGLEPSVSEMSAAGLTGHGAVRGDGTALPFHDGSFDIVYSSNVVEHIPDPDAMCDEMLRVTKPGGLTIISYTVWLGPFGGHETGLWQHYVGGEFARRRYEKKHGHPPKNVWGTSLFDVPTTWGLTWSHQKTEAGVADLLLAFPRYHPSWAWWVTKVPGLREFAVSNLVLVLQPR, from the coding sequence ATGAAGGCACCGCGCACACGCAGACTGGCCACGCTTCGGCGCTCTTTCGGGCTGTTGCGGTCATTTCGCCACGAGCAGTCACGTCCCGACATCTTTTACGGGGGGCTTGCGCGCGATACCCGCCTGCTTATCGACGCCCTCTCCCACGACCTCACCAACCGCCCCCTCCACGGCCAATCCGTGCTGGATGTCGGCGGCGGCCCCGGCTACTTCGCCACCGAGTTCGAGCAGGCCGGAGCGTGGTATGTCGGCCTTGAGCCGAGCGTGTCCGAGATGTCAGCGGCCGGGCTGACCGGCCACGGCGCCGTACGTGGCGACGGCACCGCCCTCCCCTTCCACGATGGGTCCTTCGACATCGTGTACTCGTCCAACGTCGTGGAGCACATCCCCGACCCGGACGCGATGTGCGACGAGATGCTGCGCGTGACCAAGCCGGGCGGGCTGACCATCATCAGTTACACGGTGTGGCTGGGCCCCTTCGGCGGCCACGAAACCGGCCTGTGGCAGCACTACGTCGGCGGGGAGTTCGCCCGCCGCCGCTACGAGAAGAAACACGGCCATCCCCCAAAGAACGTCTGGGGCACTTCGCTTTTCGACGTCCCCACCACCTGGGGCCTCACCTGGTCCCACCAGAAAACCGAAGCCGGCGTCGCCGACCTACTACTCGCGTTTCCCCGCTACCACCCGAGCTGGGCCTGGTGGGTGACAAAGGTGCCCGGCCTGCGCGAGTTCGCAGTCTCCAACCTGGTACTGGTCCTCCAACCGCGGTAG
- a CDS encoding NYN domain-containing protein, whose translation MNDLHNMTHPYAPGAEAGPDSLLLVWDAPNLDMGLGAILGGRPTSSHRPRFDAIGRWLVHQAEDLSARTGRRIEPEATVFTNVSPGSADVVRPWVEALRNVGFAVFAKPKADDDSDVDGEMIEHIERRRAEGVLQGVVVASADGQNFHELLDELSADGLPATVLGFHEHASWAVTSPAITFVDLEDIPGVFREPLPRVNLDQLPEDGAWLQPFRPLSALLNKG comes from the coding sequence ATGAATGACCTTCACAACATGACCCACCCCTACGCGCCCGGCGCAGAGGCGGGTCCGGACAGCCTGCTGCTGGTGTGGGACGCCCCCAACCTGGACATGGGCCTGGGTGCGATTCTGGGCGGGCGGCCCACGTCCTCGCACCGCCCGCGTTTCGACGCAATCGGCCGCTGGCTGGTCCACCAAGCCGAAGATCTTTCTGCCCGCACGGGCCGGCGCATCGAGCCGGAAGCCACCGTGTTCACCAACGTCTCCCCCGGCTCGGCCGACGTGGTCCGCCCGTGGGTCGAGGCGCTGCGCAATGTCGGTTTCGCGGTCTTTGCCAAGCCGAAGGCTGACGACGACTCCGACGTCGACGGCGAAATGATCGAGCACATCGAGCGCCGCCGCGCAGAAGGAGTACTGCAAGGCGTGGTCGTTGCGTCCGCCGACGGCCAGAACTTCCACGAGCTTCTCGACGAGCTTTCCGCCGACGGCCTGCCCGCCACCGTCCTAGGTTTCCACGAACACGCCAGCTGGGCAGTCACCTCCCCTGCCATCACGTTCGTAGACTTAGAGGACATTCCTGGCGTGTTCCGCGAGCCGTTGCCGCGCGTCAACCTTGACCAGCTGCCGGAGGACGGCGCCTGGCTGCAGCCTTTCCGCCCGCTTTCCGCTCTGCTCAACAAAGGTTAG
- the trmB gene encoding tRNA (guanosine(46)-N7)-methyltransferase TrmB yields MDNVSVTESIGELPHGRPPQTEFDTGLDYPRLGSVTFRRGTLTENQQALFDEWWPRLGVVLENTEDEQHIDYDEWFGRAGHPTVVEIGSGTGTSTSAMAPLEADTNVIAVELYKPGLAKLLGSVVRGGIENIRMVRGDGVEVLARMIAPESLDGVRIFFPDPWPKARHHKRRIIQSGTLNLIATRLKPGGVLHVATDHADYAEWIDELVNVEPMLEYKGWPWENAPILTNRQVITKFEGKGLDKEHVIREYLWEKKNE; encoded by the coding sequence GTGGACAATGTCAGCGTGACTGAATCTATTGGTGAACTTCCGCACGGCCGCCCTCCGCAGACTGAATTTGATACGGGGCTGGATTATCCGCGCCTCGGGTCGGTGACGTTCCGCCGAGGCACGCTCACTGAGAATCAGCAAGCGCTTTTCGACGAATGGTGGCCGCGGCTCGGCGTTGTTCTCGAAAACACCGAAGACGAGCAGCACATCGATTACGACGAGTGGTTCGGCCGCGCTGGGCACCCGACGGTGGTGGAGATTGGGTCGGGGACGGGGACGTCGACAAGCGCGATGGCGCCGCTGGAAGCCGACACGAACGTGATCGCCGTCGAATTGTATAAGCCGGGGTTGGCGAAGCTGCTGGGGTCGGTGGTGCGCGGCGGGATTGAGAATATACGCATGGTGCGCGGCGATGGCGTGGAGGTGCTGGCGCGGATGATCGCGCCGGAGTCGCTCGACGGCGTGCGCATTTTCTTCCCGGATCCGTGGCCGAAGGCGCGCCACCACAAGCGGCGCATTATTCAGTCGGGGACGCTCAATCTCATTGCCACACGGCTCAAGCCGGGCGGTGTGCTGCACGTCGCGACCGATCATGCGGACTACGCAGAATGGATTGATGAGCTGGTCAATGTAGAGCCAATGCTCGAATACAAGGGGTGGCCGTGGGAGAATGCACCCATATTGACGAACCGTCAAGTAATTACGAAGTTCGAAGGCAAAGGCCTGGATAAAGAACACGTTATTCGCGAATACCTCTGGGAAAAGAAAAATGAATGA
- a CDS encoding lysylphosphatidylglycerol synthase transmembrane domain-containing protein — MDKRWIGWIAPVVVLAVLLFAFRNELDFLGDAFTALRHANPAPICAAVVTSLLAIVAMAAVMRILLIDDGVRSTLPNCTAITLASNAWSTSIPGGPALSAWLTYRVHRSWGASTGRCGWFFVISGALSTVWMVVIGIAAVIFLGARLSVWALVGSLVVALVAIGLVFWAAFNPGVLTRWARVLPPTVELRVLTVINQLSAIRMTVPEFVAATTFSLLNQLFDVATLYFSVWAVTAASGLSAPGFTTGPDETTIQGVALAFIMTKLAGAAQITPGGVGTVEPVATASLVASGLTLVHATAATLVYRIISFAFITLIGWVIYLLVYAGKGFMLGRPQANGPD, encoded by the coding sequence ATGGATAAGCGGTGGATCGGATGGATTGCGCCAGTCGTCGTGCTGGCGGTCCTTCTGTTCGCCTTCCGCAACGAGCTGGACTTCCTCGGCGACGCGTTCACCGCGCTGCGCCACGCCAACCCCGCCCCCATCTGCGCGGCGGTGGTCACCTCGTTGCTCGCGATCGTGGCCATGGCCGCCGTCATGCGCATTTTGCTTATCGACGATGGCGTCCGCTCCACCCTCCCCAACTGCACCGCCATCACCCTGGCCAGCAACGCCTGGTCCACCTCCATTCCCGGCGGGCCCGCACTGTCCGCATGGCTGACCTACCGGGTGCATAGGTCCTGGGGAGCTTCGACCGGACGGTGCGGATGGTTCTTCGTCATCTCCGGGGCACTGTCCACCGTGTGGATGGTGGTCATCGGCATCGCCGCCGTGATCTTCCTCGGCGCGCGATTGTCGGTGTGGGCGCTTGTCGGCTCGCTCGTGGTGGCGCTAGTGGCCATTGGTCTGGTGTTCTGGGCGGCGTTCAACCCGGGTGTGCTGACCCGGTGGGCGCGGGTCCTTCCGCCGACTGTTGAATTGCGGGTTCTGACCGTGATCAACCAGCTCTCCGCGATCCGCATGACGGTGCCCGAGTTCGTCGCCGCCACGACGTTCTCTCTGCTCAACCAGCTTTTCGACGTAGCCACCCTCTACTTCTCCGTCTGGGCCGTCACCGCCGCCAGCGGTTTGTCCGCCCCCGGTTTCACCACCGGCCCGGATGAGACCACGATCCAAGGCGTCGCCCTGGCGTTCATCATGACCAAGCTCGCCGGCGCCGCCCAGATCACCCCCGGCGGCGTGGGCACGGTCGAACCCGTCGCCACGGCGTCACTGGTCGCTTCCGGCCTGACCCTCGTCCATGCCACCGCAGCGACGCTGGTCTACCGGATCATTTCCTTCGCCTTCATCACGCTTATCGGCTGGGTAATTTACCTGCTGGTCTATGCCGGAAAAGGCTTCATGCTCGGCAGGCCGCAGGCGAACGGGCCCGATTGA
- a CDS encoding phosphoenolpyruvate carboxykinase (GTP), with translation MATAVKGLEGQAPTENEQLIAWINEAVDLFQPDNVVFADGSREEWDRLAAELVEKGTLIKLDEEKRPNSFLARSHPSDVARVESRTFISTPTEDGAGPTNNWVAPDELKAEMTEHFRGSMKGRTMYVVPFCMGPISDPDPKLGVQLTDSEYVVMSMRIMTRMGQEALDKIGPDGDFVHCLHSVGAPLEPGEEDVAWPCNDTKYISQFPETKEIWSYGSGYGGNAILAKKCYALRIASVMAREEGWMAEHMLILKLTDPEGKNYHITAAFPSACGKTNLAMITPTIEGWSAQVVGDDIAWLKLRDDGLYAVNPENGFFGVAPGTNYESNPIAMRSMEPGNTLFTNVALTDDGDVWWEGMDGEAPAHAIDWQGNDWTPESTTPAAHPNSRYCVPISQCPAAAPEFDDWEGVKVDAILFGGRRPDTIPLVTQARDWNHGTQIGALLASGQTAASLEAKVGSLRHDPFAMLPFIGYNVGDYMQNWIDRGAEGGDRMPSIFLVNWFRRGDDGRFLWPGFGENSRVLKWVVDRIEGRVDADETPAGLVARAEDLDLTGLDTDIEDVREALAVTPSDFETEFAEGEEYLKTLGDRVPQEIFEELEKSKSKI, from the coding sequence ATGGCTACCGCAGTGAAGGGCCTTGAGGGTCAGGCCCCCACCGAGAACGAGCAGCTGATTGCGTGGATCAACGAGGCAGTAGACCTGTTCCAGCCGGACAACGTGGTTTTCGCGGACGGCTCCCGGGAAGAGTGGGACCGCCTCGCCGCTGAGCTCGTGGAAAAGGGCACCCTGATCAAGCTCGACGAAGAGAAGCGCCCGAACAGCTTCCTCGCCCGCTCCCACCCGTCCGACGTGGCGCGCGTGGAATCCCGCACCTTCATCTCCACGCCGACCGAGGACGGTGCCGGCCCGACCAACAACTGGGTCGCTCCGGACGAGCTCAAGGCCGAGATGACCGAGCACTTCCGCGGCTCCATGAAGGGCCGCACCATGTACGTCGTGCCGTTCTGCATGGGCCCGATTTCCGATCCGGACCCGAAGCTGGGCGTGCAGCTGACCGACTCCGAGTACGTGGTCATGTCCATGCGCATCATGACCCGCATGGGCCAGGAAGCCCTGGACAAGATCGGCCCGGACGGCGACTTCGTCCACTGCCTGCACTCCGTCGGCGCTCCGCTCGAGCCGGGCGAGGAAGACGTCGCATGGCCGTGCAACGACACCAAGTACATCTCCCAGTTCCCGGAGACCAAGGAGATCTGGTCCTACGGTTCCGGTTACGGTGGCAACGCCATCCTGGCGAAGAAGTGCTACGCCCTGCGCATCGCGTCCGTCATGGCGCGTGAAGAGGGCTGGATGGCTGAGCACATGCTCATCCTCAAGCTCACCGACCCGGAGGGCAAGAACTACCACATCACCGCGGCATTCCCGTCCGCGTGCGGCAAGACCAACCTGGCTATGATCACCCCGACCATCGAGGGCTGGTCCGCGCAGGTCGTGGGCGACGACATCGCATGGCTCAAGCTTCGCGACGACGGCCTCTACGCCGTCAACCCCGAAAACGGCTTCTTCGGTGTCGCCCCGGGCACCAACTACGAGTCCAACCCGATCGCCATGCGCAGCATGGAGCCGGGCAACACCCTGTTCACCAACGTCGCCCTGACCGACGACGGCGACGTCTGGTGGGAGGGCATGGACGGCGAGGCTCCGGCCCACGCCATCGACTGGCAAGGTAACGACTGGACCCCGGAGTCCACCACCCCGGCCGCCCACCCGAACTCCCGCTACTGCGTGCCGATCTCCCAGTGCCCGGCCGCTGCCCCGGAGTTCGACGACTGGGAGGGCGTGAAGGTCGACGCGATCCTCTTCGGTGGTCGCCGCCCGGACACCATTCCGCTGGTCACCCAGGCCCGCGACTGGAACCACGGCACCCAGATCGGTGCCCTGCTGGCGTCCGGCCAGACCGCCGCGTCCCTGGAGGCCAAGGTCGGCTCCCTGCGCCACGACCCCTTCGCCATGCTCCCGTTCATCGGCTACAACGTCGGCGACTACATGCAGAACTGGATCGACCGCGGCGCCGAGGGCGGCGACCGCATGCCGTCCATCTTCCTGGTCAACTGGTTCCGCCGCGGTGACGACGGCCGCTTCCTCTGGCCGGGCTTCGGCGAGAACTCCCGCGTCCTGAAGTGGGTTGTCGACCGTATCGAAGGCCGCGTCGACGCCGACGAGACCCCCGCCGGCCTGGTCGCTCGTGCCGAGGACCTCGACCTCACCGGCCTCGACACCGACATCGAGGATGTCCGCGAGGCCCTCGCCGTCACCCCGTCCGACTTCGAGACCGAATTCGCCGAGGGTGAGGAATACCTCAAGACCCTGGGTGACCGCGTCCCGCAGGAGATCTTCGAGGAGCTGGAGAAGTCCAAGTCCAAGATCTAG
- a CDS encoding MMPL family transporter yields MFYTWGRIAYRHRRIIPVVVIAIILLMQVLWGSKLGDRLSQEGWEDPHADSTTAAVIEEETFGRDNAGDVILLVTAEQGVASPAVFDSAKTQIDALKNRPEVDHMASYFDAKNPQLANATGTKAFTAIGLAGDGEQTLKDYRALEEQLEAIEVPGATVQVAGATAVADALDQGMADDIARAERIGLIFVAVILLFVFGGVVAAGMPLVVGILSIIGSMSILSILAQFQQVNVFSQSVITLLGLGLAIDYGLFMVSRFREELDRRGNTPADIEDAVAETTTTAGKTVFFSALMVGVALSGLLMFPQAFLKSVAYGAICAVVLAAVISVTVLPALFGMLGRGIDKWSVRRASRTARRLEDTIWYKIPAWAMRHSKAVIVAVTGGLLLLTLPIVGITFGGINESYLPPSNEVRQAQDEFNEDFPAFRTDPVKLVVTGASNEQLVNVVMQTRGVTGLASPLAPSKPTQDGTTVLSGTLADRNGGQDVVDQLRDIEAPEGVDLYVSGTPAMEVESIEALLNRLPWMALYMVAATFLLMAVLFGSMILPIKAVIMNVLGIGATLGFLTLVFVDGVGSGLLGFTPGPLMSPVLVLIIAILYGLSTDYEVFLVSRMVEARHKGASTSDAVKYGTAHTGSIITAAALIMIVVAAAFALSEIVMMKYISYGMIISLALDATLIRLLLVPAVMHELREDNWWAPRWVKKVYESFGEGSDPTPTAHTHPYTGDIPVSGTVAANRHVRSGVTVDQDADLIPFDELMRRLNG; encoded by the coding sequence TTGTTCTACACGTGGGGCCGCATCGCCTACCGGCACCGGAGGATCATCCCTGTCGTAGTCATCGCCATCATCCTGCTCATGCAGGTGTTGTGGGGCTCGAAGCTGGGCGACCGCCTGTCGCAGGAGGGGTGGGAGGACCCGCACGCGGACTCCACCACCGCGGCTGTGATCGAGGAAGAGACCTTCGGCCGCGATAACGCCGGCGATGTGATCCTGCTGGTCACGGCAGAGCAAGGCGTGGCCTCCCCGGCCGTGTTCGACTCCGCCAAGACGCAGATTGACGCGCTGAAGAACCGCCCGGAAGTCGACCACATGGCCAGCTACTTCGACGCGAAGAACCCGCAGCTGGCTAACGCGACCGGCACGAAGGCCTTCACCGCAATCGGCCTGGCCGGCGACGGTGAGCAAACCTTGAAGGACTACCGCGCGCTCGAGGAGCAGCTCGAAGCGATCGAGGTCCCCGGCGCGACCGTCCAGGTCGCCGGCGCCACCGCTGTAGCCGATGCCCTTGACCAAGGCATGGCCGACGACATCGCCCGGGCCGAGCGCATCGGCCTCATCTTCGTGGCCGTCATCCTGCTGTTCGTTTTCGGCGGTGTCGTGGCGGCCGGCATGCCGCTGGTGGTGGGCATCTTGTCCATCATCGGCTCGATGTCGATCTTGTCTATTCTGGCGCAGTTCCAACAGGTGAATGTCTTCTCCCAGTCCGTCATCACCCTGCTGGGCTTGGGCCTGGCCATCGACTACGGCCTGTTCATGGTCTCGCGCTTCCGCGAGGAGCTCGACCGGCGCGGCAACACGCCTGCCGATATAGAAGATGCCGTCGCGGAGACAACCACCACGGCGGGCAAGACTGTGTTTTTCTCGGCGCTCATGGTGGGCGTGGCTCTATCCGGCTTGCTCATGTTCCCGCAGGCCTTCCTCAAATCGGTCGCGTACGGCGCGATCTGCGCGGTGGTGCTCGCCGCCGTGATTTCGGTGACGGTGTTGCCGGCGCTGTTCGGGATGCTGGGACGCGGCATCGATAAGTGGTCGGTCCGCCGCGCATCCCGCACGGCCCGCAGGCTTGAAGACACCATCTGGTACAAGATCCCCGCCTGGGCAATGCGCCACTCTAAGGCTGTCATCGTTGCCGTCACGGGCGGATTGCTGCTGCTCACCCTCCCGATCGTGGGCATCACCTTCGGCGGCATCAACGAGAGCTACCTCCCGCCCAGCAACGAGGTCCGCCAGGCCCAGGACGAATTCAACGAGGACTTCCCCGCCTTCCGCACCGACCCCGTCAAGCTGGTGGTCACGGGTGCGTCGAACGAGCAGCTTGTCAACGTCGTCATGCAAACCCGCGGTGTCACCGGCCTGGCGTCCCCACTCGCACCGTCCAAGCCGACGCAGGACGGCACGACGGTCCTGTCGGGCACGCTGGCGGACCGCAACGGCGGCCAAGACGTCGTCGATCAGCTGCGTGACATCGAAGCGCCGGAAGGCGTGGACCTCTACGTCTCCGGCACGCCGGCGATGGAGGTCGAGTCCATCGAGGCACTCCTGAACCGCCTGCCGTGGATGGCGCTGTACATGGTCGCGGCCACGTTCCTGCTCATGGCGGTGCTGTTCGGCTCGATGATTCTGCCGATCAAGGCCGTGATCATGAACGTCCTGGGCATTGGCGCGACCCTGGGCTTCCTCACCCTCGTCTTCGTCGACGGCGTCGGCTCGGGCCTGCTCGGATTCACGCCCGGGCCGCTGATGAGCCCGGTGCTCGTCCTCATCATCGCGATTCTGTACGGGTTGTCCACCGACTACGAGGTGTTCCTGGTGTCGCGGATGGTGGAGGCGCGGCACAAGGGGGCGTCGACAAGCGATGCCGTGAAATATGGAACTGCGCACACAGGCTCCATCATTACCGCCGCGGCGCTGATCATGATTGTTGTGGCTGCGGCGTTCGCGCTGAGCGAGATCGTGATGATGAAGTACATCTCCTACGGCATGATCATTTCGCTGGCGCTCGACGCGACGCTGATCCGCTTGCTGCTTGTGCCTGCGGTGATGCACGAGCTGCGCGAGGACAACTGGTGGGCGCCGCGCTGGGTGAAGAAGGTCTACGAGTCCTTCGGCGAGGGTTCAGATCCCACCCCGACCGCGCACACGCACCCGTACACGGGTGACATTCCCGTCAGCGGAACCGTCGCCGCGAACCGTCACGTGCGCTCCGGTGTCACCGTCGACCAGGACGCGGACCTCATCCCCTTCGACGAGCTGATGCGGCGGTTGAATGGATAA